The genomic interval CAGATTATCCACGTGAATATCTGGACGCCTAAAGCACTGAGCAGTGAAGAACGGAATATGCTGGAAAAACTACGTGAATCTCCGAATTTCAAACCTCAGCCAGGTAAAAACGATAAGAGTTTCTTTGAAAAAATGAAAGAGTATTTCGAGTAATCAATTCTCTGAATATATTTGAAACAGGCTGTATCTGAATGGATACAGCCTGTTTTTTTATGCAAAAACTTTAGGCTGTAACTGTTGTTTAATCTAAAAAACAGTTATGGATGGAATAGCAACAGCAGACTGGAGAATTGGCTGCTCTGGATTTTATTATAAAGAATGGAAAGAGATCTTCTACCCTGCCGGTCTTCCTCAAAAGGAGTGGTTTAGCTATTATTGCCAGCATTTCAATACGATAGAGATTAATTCTTCCTTTTACAAACAACCTTCTTTAAAAAGCTTTAAAACATGGTATGAAACCAGCCCTGCTGATTTTCTGTTTACGATTAAAGCACCCCGCGCAATTACACATTATAACAAGTTTAATGAGGTAGAAGAATTGGTTACTGACTTTTACGAGGTGATTAATGCTGGCCTTCAGGACAAAATGGGCTGTGTACTGTTCCAAACCCCTCCTTCTTTTACTTATACAGAGGAAAGATTAGCCTTAATATTGAAGAATTTAAACCCGGCTTTTAAGAATGTGGTTGAATTCAGGCATATCAGCTGGTGGAACAATACGGTGATGGACGAGTTTAAAAAACATCACCTGACCTTCAGCGGACTAAGTTATCCTTCGGCCTTGCCAGATGGAGTGGTCTTATTTAATGATCCTGTTTATTACCGTTTTCATGGTAAGCCTGTGCTGTACAAATCACTCTATACCGGGCAGGAAATAATTGCCTTCGCTAAATCTATAATCCAGGGACCTCAGCAAGTATTCGTATATTTCAACAATACCTGGGGCACATCGGCATTAACCAATGCAAAGCAATTGATTGCATTGACAGATAGAAAGCGTTGACGCTGTAACATTTTGTCTGATTTCAGTCTAAAGGGTAACTAAGAACTAAATAAAGACTAAATGCTTAACGTAAATAATATTGTTAAACAATATGCTACGCATCTTGCACTGGACGATGTAAGTCTGAAGGTAGAGCAGGGCAAGATTTTCGGGCTGCTAGGCCCCAACGGTGCGGGCAAAACATCATTGATCAGAATTATCACTCAAATTACCGCACCAGATAGCGGCGAAGTCATCTTTAACGGACAACGCCTCAATTCCTCTCATATTGCAAGGATAGGATACCTCCCGGAGGAGCGTGGTTTATACAAGAAAATGGAGATTGGTGAACAGGTATTGTACCTGGCCAAACTTAAAGGAATGCGTACTGCTGAAGCTACTAAAAAGGTCAGATACTGGTTTGAGAAACTGGAAATGGCGAGTTGGTGGAATAAAAAAGTCGAGGATTTAAGTAAAGGGATGCAGCAAAAGGTACAATTTGTAGCCACTGTACTACATGAGCCTGAATTGATTATTCTGGATGAACCTTTTTCGGGGTTTGATCCGGTCAATGCTGATATTATCAAAAATGAAATCCTGGAATTGAATAAAAAAGGGGCAACTTTTATTTTCTCTACACACCGCATGGAGTCTGTGGAAGAGTTATGTGACAACATCGCCTTGATTCACCGGTCTAAAAAAATCCTGGATGGCTCAGTATCTGATATTAAAGAGCAATACAGGAACAATACGTATTGGGTAGAATATGATGGTGAATATCCTGTTGAACTGGCAACCGGGCTGTTCGAAATACTGCATAAAGAGATACTGCAAGGAAAAATAAGGATTAAGGTACAAATCAGTGCAGGTAAAACTGCCAATCAGCTTTTATCAGCTTTGCTCCCTCTGGTGAATATTCATCGTTTAGATGAAGTGATTCCCACAATGAACGATATTTTTATTGACCAGGTAAAACTAAAGAATTAACATGATGAACAAGATTTTACTCATTATACAAAGAGAATACCTGAGCCGGGTCAGAAAAAAATCGTTTATTGTCATGACGCTATTAACACCGATTATTGTTGCCGGGTTTTATGGCATGATCATTTACTTCTCTATACAAGGGGCTAGTTCGACCAATAACAGGATAGCAGTAGTCAATGACAACAAAACACTGACTGAAAAAATCGCTTCTACTAAAAATACGACCTACGTTTATGTCGGCAAATCATTGACAGCAATGAAGGCCAGCCTTAAGAATGAAAATTATGACTATATTCTTTACCTGCCTGAATTTAGCCTGGACAATCCTTCAGGGATACAGCTTTTAGGGACTAAGCAGGCTGGTTTTTCCATGAACGGGAAGGTAGTTGATGACGTGGAGAATGCGATCAAAATTCAAAAACTTAAAGAAAGCGGTATTGCCCAGGAAGATCTTGATAAATTAAAAGCTACTGTCAACATCGATAACAAAAAGATTAATCAGGCAGGTGAGGAAGAGGATTCCAGTGCTGGTGCGACAACTGTTATCGGTTATGCATCTGGTATCCTGATGTTTACTTTCATTCTGATTTACGGCATCCAGGTGATGCGGGGGGTGATTGAAGAGAAAACAAGCAGAATTATTGAAGTGATGATTTCCTCTGTCAAGCCTTTTCAGCTGATGATGGGAAAAATTATCGGTATAGCTTTGGTAGGCTTAACACAGTTTGTACTCTGGATCTTATTGACAGCAACCATTTCAACTGTAGCTGTTCGGGCTTTTACGGGTGATAAAGAACTACAGAAAAATACGGTTTCTGCCGTAAACGCGAAAACTGGAGCTTCTATAGGAAAACAAGTGGCAGACAATGGCCCGGTGGCCTATATTCAAAAAAGTATGGCCAATCTTGACCTGACTAAAATTCTGCTGGTCTTTATATTCTTTTTCATTGGCGGCTATTTATTCTATAGTTCTCTTTATGCAGCAATTGGTTCGGCTGTAGATAGTGAAACAGAGACGCAGCAGTTTGTGATGCCTATTATGATGCCGCTTACTTTAAGTTATGCCCTATCTTTGAGTGTAGTGGTGAACGATCCTTATGGCCCGCTTGCTTTCTGGCTATCAATGATACCCTTTACTTCTCCGATTGCGATGATGGTCAGGTTACCTTATGGTGTACCCGACTGGCAGCTGGCCTTGTCTATGGGATTATTGATTGCGGGATTTATAGGGACAGTGTGGGTAGCTTCAAGAATATACAGAGTGGGTATATTAATGTATGGCAAAAAGACCAGTTTGAAGGAAATGTTCAAGTGGTTCAGTTACAAGAATTAAAATTACAGTATTAACAAAACGGATGAGAGCAGCGGTTATAGATTTAGGTACGAACACTTTTCACTTAGTGATAGCTGAGCTTACACCTGCGGGTGTGGAGGTCATTTATAAAACTAATTTACCTGTACAATTAGGCCAGGGCAGGATTAATGAGAACCTGATTATACCTGAGGCTTTTGAGCGTGGAATAGAGGCGCTGAAGGGCTTTAAAAAAGAAATAGATGCACAGCAGGTTACTATTGTACGTGCCACTGCAACTTCTGCGGTACGCAGTGCAGGAAATGGAAAAGATTTTGTTGTCGCTGCACTTAGGATAGCGGGTATAGCTATTGAAGTGATCAGTGGTGAGGATGAGGCTGCTTATATATTTAATGGTGTAAAAGCAACAGGCGTAATCAATCAGCAATCGTTGATTATGGACATTGGCGGAGGAAGTACTGAGTTCATTATTTGTAATCAGCACGGCCAGTTATGGAAGAAAAGTTACAATATAGGTGCTGCAAGATTATTACAGGCTTATTTTCATTCTGATCCGATCAGCAGTGAAGACCATTCTGCTATACAAAACCATCTTGATCAGGTGCTCACAGACCTGCTGACCGCCTGCCAGCAATACGAGCCGCAACTGCTGGTTGGTTCAGCGGGTGCGTTTGAAACTTTCGCAGCAATGCTATTGGAAGATATTGACCTGAAAACGATAAGTTCAGCGTCATTTGATATTGACCAGTATCGCATCCTTGCTGAAAGGCTGATTGCTTCTGCACATGCAGAAAGGGTTTTGATGCCAAATCTGATTCCACTCAGAGTAGATATGATTGTCATCGCCGCCATCCTGACCAATTATATCCTGGACAAAACAGGATTAAAAGCAATCAGCTTATCTACATACGATTTAAAAATGGGTGTATTATACCAGATTTGGGCAGATCAGAAGTTTGAAAGCTCTAAGTAGAGTTTTTCTGTTGGTAAGCCCATTACATTGGTATAAGAGCCTTCAATACGTTCTACTGCGATAAAGCCCAGCCAGTCTTGTATACCATAAGAACCTGCTTTATCCAGTGGATTATATTTATTGATGTAATGTTCTATTTCTTCTGTACTGAGTATTCTGAAACGTACTTCTGTTTGATCGAAAAAGGTTTTAAGCTTGTCTTTATAAGCCAGGCTTACTCCGGTATAGACCTGATGACTGGTGCCGGACAGTTTTTCAAGCATCACTTTAGCCTGTACTGCATCTGCTGGCTTACCCAGAATTTCTCCGTTGTATGCGACAATAGTATCAGCAGTAATCACCAGGCTCGTTAAGCGTTCTTCTACGAATGCCATTGCTTTCTTTTCCGATATGTAACAGGCAATTGCTTCTGGAGCCAGGTTTTCAGGATAACTCTCGTCTACATCTTTTAATAACACCTTAAAATCAAGTCCCATCAATTGCATGAGTTCTTGTCTGCGGGGTGATTTAGAGGCCAGAATAAGAGGAGTTGTTTGCTTATACATATTTATATATTTTGGGCAAAAATAATAAAAGCGGCCCAAAGCCGCTTCTATTATTTTTGTTATTTAAGATTCAGTATCAATTCAGCCACTGAATTAAGCAACTACTGATTTTTTGCTGGCTGACCTGCTCCCTGGCCTCCCATTCTGTTTTTCATTGCTGTCCTTCTTTCTTCCAGGAAGGTGTCATAAGCTTTCTTTTGATCGTCAGTTAATACTGCTTTGATCTTTTCGTTATTACTTTGCATCAGCGTCATCATTTTGGTACGCATCTCTTTTCTATCCTCACCAGCTGCTTCACGCGCTTTGTTCATCTGTGTATTCTGATCCAGCAATATATCGTGAATTTTGGTTTGCTGACCGGTAGTCAAAGTTAATTTCTCAGTCAGCTGCGCAGTAGATTTTGTGGCTCTTTCTTCTGGTGTTGCGTTACGGTTACCACCTTGTCCATGTGCAAAAGTTATCACGCTGAATAACATTCCGCAAATCATCAATAATTTCTTCATATCTATTCTTTTTTTTATAGATAGAGTTAAAAGTCAAAGGAAGGTTTAAAATTGCCAGGTAACTTATTTACTGGAATCGACAGCCGAAGGGTTGGCATCAAACCATTTCCCTTGTATTCTCAGGACTTTTTCGATGACGTCTCTCGCTGCTGTCTGACCACCTTTAAAAGGCGAAATATATTCGGAGACAGCTTTGATATCTGAACAGGCATCTGAAGGGCAGGCAGGAATACCGGCCAGCTTCATTACATTCAGGTCAGGAATATCATCTCCCATATACAGGACTTGCCTGGCTTTAATATGATAGATTTCCAGGTAATCGTTGAAGACCTCAACTTTATCAGATACGCCTAAAAATACATCTGGTATGCCCAGACCTTCAAAGCGTTTTTCCATCGCCTGCCCACGGCCTCCGGAAATGATACATACATGGTATCCTTTTTTAACGGCCAGCTGTAAAGCATAGCCGTCTTTAATATTGAAAGTACGCATCAGCTCTCCGGAATCAGTTGCAATGACATCTCCATTGGTTAAAACGCCGTCGACATCAAAAATAAATGTGGTAATTCCTTTAAGCTTTTGCAGTAACATCTAGTCTTGGTTATCTCTCCATTCATAAACCCAGGCAGACTGGATCTGCTCCAGGTGACCTTCATTGCTTTCTTCTCTTGTACCTTTAAAATTAGGTAAGGAAAGAACCCAGTCCACTAATTCAGTAAACCTGATCCTGTAGATTTTAGATTCGTTAAAATCATCACCAAACTTTTCATATAATTCCTGAGCAATATCTTCATGATCCTGCCAGTGAATAGGTAAAGCAAACTTATCCTGCATGTTTTCTTGTTTTATAATTATTTAATGGCCTAAAAATTCTGATTGGTTAGGGATAGTCACTTCGATATTTCCGTTGATCACTATACACTGACAACCTAATCTGGAAGAGATTTTCGGACTTACTGCCCTGTCAATGAAGTCTTCTTCTTTGTCAGATATTTCCTGAATGTTATCCATTCCCTTAGTCACGTATACATGACAGGTACTGCAACCGCAAACACCGCCGCAGTTATGTTGTAAATCTATTCCATTATCCAAACAGACTTCCAGCACTGATTCTCCACCTGCAATTGGTAACTGAATTTGTGCTTTACCCTTTTCTTCAAAATTGACTGTTAATTGATAAATATTCATAATTGTTCTCAAAAATAAGCAGCAAAAACCGCAATCTTGTTATAGATCAGTTTTTTTAATGCTATTACTTAACGTTTGGTAGATTTTCTGTAATCCGGGTGTTCCGCTCAGCAAATCAAGGTGTCTTTTTATAGTTTCCTGGTCATTACGGATAGCCGGACCAGTTTGTGCCTCATTTGGTGCCGATGACTGCACTTTTTCGGCAGTCTCCAGGATGAGTGGTTTTAATAAATCGAAGTTCAGCTGATGCTGTTCCAGTAATTCGCTGCTCAGCTGATAAAGATGATTGCTGAAATTAGAAGCAAAAACAGCTGCAACATGCAGAATACTCCGTTGCTGTGAGGTGACTACGGAAACCTTTGAGCTTAATAACTGAGCGATTATTTTAATCTTCTCCAGTGTCTCTTCCCGGTCTGCCTCAATACATAAGGGTACACGGGTCATATCTACTGCTTTGGATTTAGAGAAAGTTTGCAAGGGATATAACACGCCGTAACCACTCTTTACTACGGAAAGCACACTCATTGGTGTAGCGCCCGAGGTATGGACAACAATGCCCTTTACATCTTTCAGATGAGCAGCAACTGATGCAATTGCACTATCTTTTACTGCAATCACATAACAATCAGCAGAACGATCCAGATCGTTCCAGTTGCTGATTGGCGTTGCTTTTGTTAAAGCGGCAAGGATTTCTGCATTTCTGCTATCCTGACTCCAGATCTGAACAATGTCAGCTCCAATCGCTTTGAAAGCGATTGCGAGATGTGTAGCCACATTTCCCGAGCCTATACAAACAATATTCATGGAGAGTCAGTTTAAATTTCCCTGGTAAAAATACTTTTAATTAAACTGACTTAATCTCTTTTTGTCTTCTGATAATAGAAATTATAAATCCA from Pedobacter sp. WC2423 carries:
- a CDS encoding ABC transporter ATP-binding protein, which gives rise to MLNVNNIVKQYATHLALDDVSLKVEQGKIFGLLGPNGAGKTSLIRIITQITAPDSGEVIFNGQRLNSSHIARIGYLPEERGLYKKMEIGEQVLYLAKLKGMRTAEATKKVRYWFEKLEMASWWNKKVEDLSKGMQQKVQFVATVLHEPELIILDEPFSGFDPVNADIIKNEILELNKKGATFIFSTHRMESVEELCDNIALIHRSKKILDGSVSDIKEQYRNNTYWVEYDGEYPVELATGLFEILHKEILQGKIRIKVQISAGKTANQLLSALLPLVNIHRLDEVIPTMNDIFIDQVKLKN
- the iscX gene encoding Fe-S cluster assembly protein IscX, with protein sequence MQDKFALPIHWQDHEDIAQELYEKFGDDFNESKIYRIRFTELVDWVLSLPNFKGTREESNEGHLEQIQSAWVYEWRDNQD
- a CDS encoding DUF72 domain-containing protein, with the translated sequence MDGIATADWRIGCSGFYYKEWKEIFYPAGLPQKEWFSYYCQHFNTIEINSSFYKQPSLKSFKTWYETSPADFLFTIKAPRAITHYNKFNEVEELVTDFYEVINAGLQDKMGCVLFQTPPSFTYTEERLALILKNLNPAFKNVVEFRHISWWNNTVMDEFKKHHLTFSGLSYPSALPDGVVLFNDPVYYRFHGKPVLYKSLYTGQEIIAFAKSIIQGPQQVFVYFNNTWGTSALTNAKQLIALTDRKR
- a CDS encoding Rossmann-like and DUF2520 domain-containing protein — protein: MNIVCIGSGNVATHLAIAFKAIGADIVQIWSQDSRNAEILAALTKATPISNWNDLDRSADCYVIAVKDSAIASVAAHLKDVKGIVVHTSGATPMSVLSVVKSGYGVLYPLQTFSKSKAVDMTRVPLCIEADREETLEKIKIIAQLLSSKVSVVTSQQRSILHVAAVFASNFSNHLYQLSSELLEQHQLNFDLLKPLILETAEKVQSSAPNEAQTGPAIRNDQETIKRHLDLLSGTPGLQKIYQTLSNSIKKTDL
- a CDS encoding ABC transporter permease, translating into MMNKILLIIQREYLSRVRKKSFIVMTLLTPIIVAGFYGMIIYFSIQGASSTNNRIAVVNDNKTLTEKIASTKNTTYVYVGKSLTAMKASLKNENYDYILYLPEFSLDNPSGIQLLGTKQAGFSMNGKVVDDVENAIKIQKLKESGIAQEDLDKLKATVNIDNKKINQAGEEEDSSAGATTVIGYASGILMFTFILIYGIQVMRGVIEEKTSRIIEVMISSVKPFQLMMGKIIGIALVGLTQFVLWILLTATISTVAVRAFTGDKELQKNTVSAVNAKTGASIGKQVADNGPVAYIQKSMANLDLTKILLVFIFFFIGGYLFYSSLYAAIGSAVDSETETQQFVMPIMMPLTLSYALSLSVVVNDPYGPLAFWLSMIPFTSPIAMMVRLPYGVPDWQLALSMGLLIAGFIGTVWVASRIYRVGILMYGKKTSLKEMFKWFSYKN
- a CDS encoding KdsC family phosphatase; translation: MLLQKLKGITTFIFDVDGVLTNGDVIATDSGELMRTFNIKDGYALQLAVKKGYHVCIISGGRGQAMEKRFEGLGIPDVFLGVSDKVEVFNDYLEIYHIKARQVLYMGDDIPDLNVMKLAGIPACPSDACSDIKAVSEYISPFKGGQTAARDVIEKVLRIQGKWFDANPSAVDSSK
- a CDS encoding 2Fe-2S iron-sulfur cluster-binding protein, which codes for MNIYQLTVNFEEKGKAQIQLPIAGGESVLEVCLDNGIDLQHNCGGVCGCSTCHVYVTKGMDNIQEISDKEEDFIDRAVSPKISSRLGCQCIVINGNIEVTIPNQSEFLGH
- a CDS encoding exopolyphosphatase; this translates as MRAAVIDLGTNTFHLVIAELTPAGVEVIYKTNLPVQLGQGRINENLIIPEAFERGIEALKGFKKEIDAQQVTIVRATATSAVRSAGNGKDFVVAALRIAGIAIEVISGEDEAAYIFNGVKATGVINQQSLIMDIGGGSTEFIICNQHGQLWKKSYNIGAARLLQAYFHSDPISSEDHSAIQNHLDQVLTDLLTACQQYEPQLLVGSAGAFETFAAMLLEDIDLKTISSASFDIDQYRILAERLIASAHAERVLMPNLIPLRVDMIVIAAILTNYILDKTGLKAISLSTYDLKMGVLYQIWADQKFESSK
- a CDS encoding nucleoside triphosphate pyrophosphatase — encoded protein: MYKQTTPLILASKSPRRQELMQLMGLDFKVLLKDVDESYPENLAPEAIACYISEKKAMAFVEERLTSLVITADTIVAYNGEILGKPADAVQAKVMLEKLSGTSHQVYTGVSLAYKDKLKTFFDQTEVRFRILSTEEIEHYINKYNPLDKAGSYGIQDWLGFIAVERIEGSYTNVMGLPTEKLYLELSNF